The following proteins are encoded in a genomic region of Nicotiana sylvestris chromosome 4, ASM39365v2, whole genome shotgun sequence:
- the LOC138890560 gene encoding uncharacterized protein produces the protein MKAQALDDHLAENPVNDEYQSLSTYFPNEEVNSFEVIPEGANAWKIFFDGVVNAKGVGIGAILISPTGQHYPAIARLWLFCTNTEYEACIMVMNMVVDMDVEDLLIMGDSDLIIRQAQADGLAALAAMLPYPSNVHIDPLEIQIRERHGYCNTVEIKLDIQSWYHDIKRFLKTKEYPSKLVETKREPLEG, from the exons atgaaagcccaagccttgGATGATCATTTAGCTGAGAACCCAGTGAATGATGAATACCAATCTTTGAGTACTTACTTCCCGAACGAGGAAGTGAATTCATTTGAAGTAATTCCAGAAGGCGCCAACGCTtggaaaatattctttgatggagttgtaaatgcaaaaggtgtcgggattggggcAATATTGATTTcgcccactggtcagcactatccagccATAGCCCGGCTCTGGCTCTTCTGTACAAAcactgagtatgaagcctgcattatggtcATGAATATGGTAGTTGACATGGATGTGGAAGACTTgctaatcatgggagattctgacctgattattcggcaagctcaag CTGATGGACTAGCTGCCTTGGCGGCAATGTTGCCATATCCGAGTAATGTCCATATTGACCCATTGGAGATCCAAATTCGAGAAAGACATGGTTATTGCAATACAGTTGAAATAAAACTAGATATTCAgtcatggtatcatgatatcaaaagatttttgaaaacaaaggaatacccgagcaagctagtggagaccaaaagagaaccattagaaggctaG